One genomic region from Actinocatenispora thailandica encodes:
- a CDS encoding RNA polymerase sigma factor, whose amino-acid sequence MSEASGREAVAAVWRIESARIVGALARYTGDFALAEDLAQEALAEALVTWPRDGVPRHPAGWLLTVGRRRAIDAYRRRAALDDRYAALARDLGEGGTASGPVPGDPARDGDDVLWDPDRIDDDTLALMFVACHPVLSREARVALTLRVLGGLTSDEIAKASLVPTATVQARITRAKKTLGAARVPFAVPPPAERAQRLGSVLNVVYLIFTEGSSASSGSEAIRFDLAGEAQRLARILSRLMPDEPEVHGLLALLELTAARFPARTGPDGRPVLLEQQDRRRWDRAAIRRGRAALARAGRAGRGLGGYGLQAAIAECHAVADSVATTDWPRIVLLYEALGRLAPSPVVELNRAVAVCMTDGPAAALSIVDELAGAGALAGSHLLPSVRGELLARLGRTDEARAALRLAVQRCDNDAERTVLSGKLAALD is encoded by the coding sequence ATGAGCGAGGCGAGCGGCCGGGAGGCGGTGGCCGCGGTGTGGCGGATCGAGTCCGCCCGCATCGTGGGCGCGCTCGCCCGCTACACCGGCGACTTCGCGCTGGCCGAGGACCTGGCGCAGGAGGCGCTGGCCGAGGCGCTGGTGACCTGGCCGCGCGACGGCGTGCCGCGGCATCCGGCGGGTTGGCTGCTCACGGTCGGGCGGCGGCGGGCGATCGACGCGTACCGCCGCCGCGCGGCCCTGGACGACCGGTACGCCGCCCTCGCCCGCGATCTGGGCGAGGGTGGCACCGCGTCCGGCCCGGTACCGGGCGATCCGGCCCGGGACGGTGACGACGTGCTGTGGGACCCGGACCGCATCGACGACGACACCCTGGCGCTGATGTTCGTCGCCTGCCACCCGGTGCTGTCCCGGGAGGCCCGGGTGGCACTGACGCTGCGCGTGCTCGGCGGCCTGACCAGCGACGAGATCGCGAAGGCGAGCCTGGTACCGACCGCGACCGTGCAGGCCCGGATCACCCGGGCGAAGAAGACGCTCGGCGCGGCCCGGGTGCCGTTCGCGGTCCCGCCGCCGGCCGAACGGGCCCAGCGGCTCGGCTCGGTGCTCAACGTCGTCTACCTGATCTTCACCGAGGGCTCGTCGGCCAGTTCGGGCAGCGAGGCGATCCGGTTCGACCTGGCCGGCGAGGCGCAGCGGCTGGCCCGCATCCTGTCCCGGCTGATGCCGGACGAACCGGAGGTGCACGGCCTGCTCGCGCTGCTGGAACTGACCGCGGCACGGTTTCCGGCCCGTACCGGTCCGGACGGCCGGCCGGTGCTGCTCGAACAGCAGGACCGCCGCCGCTGGGACCGTGCCGCGATCCGCCGTGGCCGGGCGGCGCTGGCCCGCGCCGGGCGCGCCGGCCGCGGGCTCGGTGGGTACGGGTTGCAGGCCGCGATCGCCGAGTGCCATGCGGTCGCCGACTCGGTCGCCACCACGGACTGGCCGCGCATCGTCCTGCTCTACGAGGCGCTCGGCCGGCTGGCGCCCTCGCCGGTGGTCGAACTCAACCGCGCGGTCGCGGTGTGCATGACCGACGGCCCGGCGGCAGCATTGTCCATTGTGGACGAATTGGCCGGCGCGGGCGCGCTCGCCGGCTCCCACCTGCTGCCCAGCGTCCGCGGCGAGCTGCTCGCCCGCCTCGGCCGTACCGACGAGGCCCGCGCCGCACTGCGGCTCGCCGTGCAGCGCTGCGACAACGACGCCGAACGCACCGTACTGTCCGGCAAGCTCGCCGCCCTCGACTGA